Sequence from the Candidatus Acidiferrales bacterium genome:
GATACTCTTACCGGCAGCGTCCAGTTAAACTGGAACGATGGCCGTGTCACGCACTTCGATTTGCGCCAGGCCATGGAAGCGGCAACCAGGCCGGGATCATCCCGCCCCGCAGGACATGGGATCGGCTTCACTGCCTTTCGCTCGGCCACTGCCCATTTCCTCATTGCCGGTCGCCGCCTGGATTTCCGGTCGCTGACGCTCACGGTGGAGGGAACAGAACTGGAACTTGTCGGCACGGCTGGTTTTGATGGCAAACTGGCGCTGCGAATTTATCCGAAGGCAGCCATGGCGGCTCGTGCAGAAGAGTTCCGCGAAGCAGGACGACGAGTCACAGCGGACGACTCCCGTCCGGCAGCCACGCTACCCCTGAGCCCCACCCGGAGCTACCGGCTGACCGGCACTCTTTGGGAACCAAAACTCACGGCTACTACCGGATTGACTCAGCCCGGCCGCTAAAATTCAGCTTAGGGCGCCAGATGAATTCCCCTTTGCTCCAGTCGCTTCCAGATGGCAGTTGCCGCTCGGCGGGCGATAACCACAGCCCGTTCAGCCTCAGCGCGGGTGACAGGCTCCCACGTTCCTGGATAGCGCGCCTCCACCGCATAGGGAATCAATTCCTCGAGATCAGGCAACTCTGCCTCCAGCCCGGCCTCCATCGCGCAGAGATCAAGTAACCGCCGAAGGTTGTGTGTTCTCTCGAACGCAACCGCGTGGCTGGTGAGCAAAGCCTTCAGGTGCTTCTCAGCGCACTGCTGCGCGTGAAAACAAACCGCGTCGAATGGGGAATCATCGGCCAGCGTCAGGAGATGTTCTGCGGCCTTGAGGTCATTTCTGGCTCTTAGCACCCAGCCGACAACTATCGCTTCGACCTCAGGGGGTACGCTCATAGAGTACCCTTCCCTCGCGATCGGCCGGACGTATGATGGTACCCACCACGTTACGATATTTCTCGAACTCTTCGACGGTAACGACCACGATATCGGCAGCGGCGTCTAGGCCGCGCAGAGCCCGATACATGGCAGCAGCCTGAGCCCGTTTTGACCCATCCCCCTTAACTACCACCAGCAGGTCCAAATCGCTCGCTTCCGTCCCCGCGCCGCGCGATCGGGATCCAAACAAGATGATCTTCAAAGGGTAGAATTGAGAAATCAAGCGTTCGCACACTTCTTCGATTGTCCGTTCGGTAAGCATTTTCTCGTACCTGCCACAATGTTCCGGGTCGTATCCGTACCCAGGATGAGGATCCCATTTGGGTCGCGCCTAGTCTATGCGACGGCGGCTGTGACGGCAACTACTCGTTCGAATGCAATCTGATTGACGGGCTTGTTTTCCTCCAATGCCCCTTGACCGGCACCCTTTGGGAATCAAGACTCACAGTTGCTACCGGATTGACTCAGCCCGCCCGCTAGTTTGCCGCGCGAAACTAATCTCTCTCGGATGGTTTTGTTACCGAGCCTTGGGCGGATGCCTGCCGCTTGTGGATCTGCCTCACGCGCTCCAGGGTATCGATCTCTTCGACCGGCTTGTCAGCGCGAATGCGGAGGATACGGGGAAAACGCAAGGCAAAGCCGCTCGCATGCCGCCCGGAGCGTTGCACATTATTGAACGCCACCTCGAGAACCACGATCGGCTCCACTTTTCTGCAAAACCCTTCGTCGGCGAGCGTATGCCGCTTGAAAAAATCGGTGTACTCGACGATCTCGCGGTCGGTCAGCCCGGAATAGGCCTTGCCGATATCCACCAATTCGTCGCCATCCCGCACTGCGAAGGTGTAGTCCGAGAGAAGTCCGCGTCGCTTGCCATGGCCGAATTCGACGGCGGTTACCACGACATCGAGCGTCGCCAGCGGTCGCTTCAGTTTTAGCCAGGCTTTACCGCGGCGGCGGGGCATCGTCACCGGAGACGAAGGCATCCAAACGTGTTGATGCCGCGGTCAAAGTTTCTTCTCCTCCCGCTCCTTCTGGCCAGCCTGGCGAGTCCGGCGCGGCCGCTCGGGGCCGGGCAAGAACTCAAGGTTCTGCTCAAGCCCAGATTCCGCGCCGGTGAAGGGATGCGCTACGAGGTGGCGCTGCGCATTCGTTCGGAATCGACCAGCGAAGGTCTCATCAGCGGTCCCAATCCCCCCAACGTCTTTGAGGGCATGATCACCACCACCGTCCGCGTCGAAGCTCTCGAAGTCTCTGCTGAAAAGGGGACCCGCCTCAGCTTGACTTACGAAGAGTCGAGTGTGGACGTCAAAGGGGAGGCGAATGATCCGGACGTCGCCAAGCTCGAGGTGCTCTACGCCAAGTTGAAGGGAAAGGCAATCCTTTTCACCCTGGCAGCGGACGGGCGGGTCAGCCAGCTCGAAGACCCCGAGCACGCGATCGAATCGCAAGAAGCGATGCAGGCGATGCAGTCCTGGCTGAGCCAGAGCGCCTTTGCCGGGCAGACTCCCAACCGTCCGGTCGCACCCGGAGAAAGCTGGGAAAACGAGTTGCCGATGCAGTGGAGTTCGATCCCCGGAATGATCTGGCAGGCCCGCTCCACCTATCTGCGCAATGAACCGTGCCAGCCCGGAATCCTTCCGCCTCCGGGTGAGGCCTCAGACCAGAGCGTGCCAGGCGCGACGGGAACGTGCGCGGTGATTCTGACGAGTTACACCAGTCGTCAGAAAGACCCGGCTGCTCAAGAAGTCAAAGGGAAAGGCGGCACCCGGATGACTTCCCGGGCAGAAGCGACGGGCGAGGGATTGAGCTACCTCGCGCTCGATTCCGGACTGCTGTTCAGCTCCACGCAGAAGGGCGACGAACACGTGGAACTCACCTTCGAGCGGCCTCCTGAGATCGGGGGCAACGTGACTTTCCGCGGCCACGTTCATACCGAATCGAATGTAAGACGCCTCCCGGAACGCTAGCATCTCCGAACACGCCACCATGAGAACGTTGCGTCGGCGGAGAAGGTGCAACCCTTCTGCTCGAGCAGGCGTCTTCTGCCTCTGAACTGAAAATAGCCCGGCGATTCATCGCCGGGAATCCGGTGCCGATTTCGCGCAAGTCCCGTAGGGACGATTGAAACGAAAAACAATGCCCGCGCCTGACTTATTTCCCTCTCCGCCGATCCCTGTGCGCGTGTTCACAACTGACGATTCCACCGAGCGGGCTGTCCGCCAATGCGATGCCGGTCTGCGGCGGCAACTGACGCCGCGGCAGCTTGGGATGATTGCGCTGGGCGGCGCCATCGGCACGGGGTTGTTCCTCAGACGCGCCGTATCGGTGTGGCTGGCAGGTCCGGGCGTGATTCTTAGCCATGTCGCGGCGGGGTGTGAGCGGGTGCTATAGTTTCGTTGCCTGCCCTGAACCAATACGGTTCAGGGCCTGCCCAGGCGGGCCTCCATGCTTCGCCCCGAAATTCGCATCGGCACTTCGGGCTGGAACTACTGGCATTGGACGGGCCTCTTCTACCCAAAAGACCTGCCGCGCAGCCCCGAACCGTATGGTTCAGGGCGCAGCCGGTGGCTCGAGTACTACCAGTCGAAGTTTGACACACTCGAGCTGAATGCGAGCTTCTACCGGCTGACCCACGCGGCGACGTTTGCACGCTGGAAGCAGGCCTCGCCGAAGGGCTTTCTCTGGGCGGTGAAGGCCCACCGTGGCATCACGCACTTCGCGCGGCTCAAGGAGCGCGAGCCCTTGCAGAAGTTTCTCGCGGCGGCCAAAGAACTGGGCGAACAGCCTGGCGTCATCCTCTTCCAGCTTCCACCGAGCCTGAAATTTGACGCGCGCGTGGTGGGGTGCTTCCTGAGCTGGCTGCCGGAAGGGAAGCGCTACGCCATCGAGCCGCGTCACGCAAGCTGGCTTGAGTCAAAGCCGCTCGAGTTGCTCGCACGCCACCATGTGGCGCTCGCCATCGCCGACAGCGGCGGTCGGTTCCCTTCCGGCGAGCACCTCGGCGGTGAGGGCGGGGAAGGGTTACGGGACATAACTTTGAAATACAAAGTACTTGACAGAGTAGTCCCGATAGGTAGGATAGGGGCATGACTCGCCTCGGTCCGCTTCGCTCGCGTTCCCCAGACCCCGTGGCGCTTGACGCGCACGCTGCCGATAACCTGCGCTTCATCCGCGAGACGATGGAACGCGCGGGCTCCTTCACCGCCGTTCCCGGCTGGGGCGGGGTCGCGATGGGGATTACGGCCCTCGGCGCGGCCCTGGTGGCTCGGCGGCAGGCGACCCCTGAAGTCTGGATCGGAACGTGGCTTGGGGAAGCACTTCTTGCCTTCGGGATCGCCGGGTGGGCGATGGTGCG
This genomic interval carries:
- a CDS encoding AsmA family protein; its protein translation is KPGARWLDSVRATGKLAVGSLEVGLVRTEDLRATADLSGGQMRLDHMTMRAYGGQFEGWFRADFRPAPVGPSYHMQGKFDRVLAESLWARPGLEGEGAAFSRSGSGLPAKMSVAGLPDSGSLLAGWLDGTLTLKSSGSTPSELIDTLTGSVQLNWNDGRVTHFDLRQAMEAATRPGSSRPAGHGIGFTAFRSATAHFLIAGRRLDFRSLTLTVEGTELELVGTAGFDGKLALRIYPKAAMAARAEEFREAGRRVTADDSRPAATLPLSPTRSYRLTGTLWEPKLTATTGLTQPGR
- a CDS encoding HEPN domain-containing protein, whose amino-acid sequence is MSVPPEVEAIVVGWVLRARNDLKAAEHLLTLADDSPFDAVCFHAQQCAEKHLKALLTSHAVAFERTHNLRRLLDLCAMEAGLEAELPDLEELIPYAVEARYPGTWEPVTRAEAERAVVIARRAATAIWKRLEQRGIHLAP
- a CDS encoding nucleotidyltransferase domain-containing protein codes for the protein MLTERTIEEVCERLISQFYPLKIILFGSRSRGAGTEASDLDLLVVVKGDGSKRAQAAAMYRALRGLDAAADIVVVTVEEFEKYRNVVGTIIRPADREGRVLYERTP
- a CDS encoding DUF72 domain-containing protein, whose amino-acid sequence is MLRPEIRIGTSGWNYWHWTGLFYPKDLPRSPEPYGSGRSRWLEYYQSKFDTLELNASFYRLTHAATFARWKQASPKGFLWAVKAHRGITHFARLKEREPLQKFLAAAKELGEQPGVILFQLPPSLKFDARVVGCFLSWLPEGKRYAIEPRHASWLESKPLELLARHHVALAIADSGGRFPSGEHLGGEGGEGLRDITLKYKVLDRVVPIGRIGA